A region from the Wansuia hejianensis genome encodes:
- a CDS encoding electron transfer flavoprotein subunit alpha yields MAKLIVHQDKIPDPQKLIALCPFGAMEEQDGKVVIGSGCRMCRMCVKKGPQGAVEYIEEEEGPKIDKSAWKGIVVYVDHVDGDIHPVTYELIGKARELAGVTKEPVYALFMGQGISEKSRELLHYGTDQVYVYDEPELARFQIEPYTAVFEDFIRKVRPSTVLVGATTVGRQLAPRVAARMKTGLTADCTVLEMNADTDLSQIRPAFGGNIMAHIKTPNHRPQMATVRYKVMNAPERMEEVSGEIVPCKISREKLGSHVEVLDIVRKEKEKFIENADVLVVAGRGVKKAEDLDMLRELAGLLGGQLACTRPLAEAGWLDAKYQIGLSGRTVRPKLMITVGVSGAIQFVAGMNHADHIFAVNKDPKAPVFKTAHYCLVGDLYEIIPRLIEKLKGKRGA; encoded by the coding sequence ATGGCAAAATTAATTGTACATCAGGACAAAATCCCGGACCCTCAGAAGCTGATAGCTCTGTGTCCCTTTGGCGCGATGGAGGAACAGGACGGGAAAGTGGTGATCGGCAGCGGCTGCCGCATGTGCCGCATGTGCGTCAAAAAAGGGCCGCAGGGGGCAGTTGAATACATTGAAGAAGAGGAAGGGCCCAAGATTGATAAGTCGGCCTGGAAGGGGATTGTGGTTTACGTGGACCACGTGGACGGCGATATCCATCCGGTTACTTATGAGCTGATCGGAAAGGCAAGAGAGCTGGCCGGCGTGACGAAGGAGCCGGTCTATGCCCTGTTCATGGGACAGGGAATCAGTGAGAAGAGCCGGGAACTGCTTCACTATGGAACCGATCAGGTGTATGTGTATGATGAGCCGGAGCTGGCAAGATTCCAGATCGAACCCTATACGGCTGTTTTTGAAGATTTCATACGGAAAGTCCGGCCGTCCACAGTCCTGGTAGGCGCTACGACGGTGGGCCGCCAGCTGGCTCCCAGGGTTGCCGCCCGGATGAAGACAGGGCTGACTGCTGACTGTACGGTTCTTGAGATGAATGCGGATACGGATTTGTCCCAGATCCGTCCGGCTTTTGGCGGAAATATTATGGCACATATTAAGACGCCGAACCACCGCCCTCAGATGGCGACAGTCAGGTACAAGGTCATGAACGCGCCGGAGCGCATGGAGGAAGTTTCAGGGGAGATCGTACCCTGCAAAATCAGCCGGGAAAAGCTCGGCTCCCATGTGGAGGTGCTGGACATTGTCAGAAAAGAAAAGGAAAAATTTATTGAGAATGCTGACGTGCTGGTGGTGGCCGGACGGGGAGTAAAGAAGGCAGAGGATCTGGACATGCTGCGCGAACTGGCGGGGCTTCTGGGCGGCCAGCTGGCCTGCACCCGTCCGCTGGCGGAAGCAGGATGGCTGGATGCAAAGTACCAGATAGGGCTGAGCGGCCGTACCGTCAGGCCGAAGCTGATGATTACTGTGGGTGTCTCAGGCGCTATTCAGTTCGTGGCAGGCATGAATCACGCAGATCACATTTTCGCGGTCAACAAGGACCCGAAGGCACCGGTTTTCAAAACTGCGCATTACTGTCTGGTGGGAGACCTGTATGAGATAATCCCCCGGCTGATTGAAAAGCTGAAAGGAAAGAGGGGGGCGTAA
- the cysK gene encoding cysteine synthase A, which yields MSGIFKGTLGLIGNTPLVEVSNFEKKHALKARVLVKLEYFNPAGSVKDRIAKAMIEDAEEKGKLKKGSVIIEPTSGNTGIGLAAIAAAKGYRIVLTMPETMSVERRNILKAYGAELVLTDGAKGMKGAIARAEELAKEIPDSYIPGQFVNPANPEIHRKTTGPEIWRDTEGKVDIFVAGVGTGGTVTGTGEYLKSQNPGIRIVAVEPEDSPVLSQGRSGPHKIQGIGAGFIPDTLNTEVYDEVMTVSNEEAFRTGKEIARTEGVLVGISSGAALYAALRLAQRPENEGKTIVALLPDSGDRYYSTPLFVE from the coding sequence ATGTCTGGTATTTTTAAAGGGACGTTGGGACTGATCGGAAACACCCCACTGGTAGAGGTGAGCAATTTTGAAAAGAAACATGCTTTGAAAGCGAGAGTGCTGGTGAAGCTGGAATATTTTAACCCGGCCGGAAGTGTAAAGGACCGGATTGCAAAAGCTATGATTGAAGACGCAGAGGAAAAGGGAAAGCTGAAGAAGGGCTCTGTTATCATTGAGCCAACATCAGGCAATACCGGAATCGGGCTGGCGGCCATCGCGGCTGCTAAGGGCTATCGGATCGTACTGACCATGCCGGAGACGATGAGCGTGGAGCGCAGGAATATTCTGAAAGCTTACGGTGCTGAGCTGGTGCTCACGGACGGGGCGAAGGGGATGAAAGGGGCAATTGCCAGGGCGGAAGAGCTGGCGAAGGAGATACCGGACAGCTATATTCCGGGGCAGTTTGTGAACCCGGCCAATCCGGAGATCCACAGAAAAACCACTGGCCCGGAAATATGGCGGGATACAGAAGGAAAAGTGGATATTTTTGTGGCCGGAGTAGGAACGGGCGGAACGGTCACAGGCACGGGAGAATACCTGAAGTCGCAGAATCCAGGCATCCGGATAGTCGCGGTTGAGCCGGAGGATTCCCCGGTGCTTTCCCAGGGGAGAAGCGGCCCGCACAAGATACAGGGGATCGGGGCCGGTTTTATTCCAGACACACTGAATACAGAGGTGTATGATGAAGTAATGACTGTATCCAATGAAGAGGCGTTCCGGACTGGAAAGGAGATTGCCAGGACAGAAGGTGTCCTGGTGGGGATTTCCTCAGGGGCTGCCCTGTATGCGGCGCTCCGGCTGGCACAGAGGCCGGAGAACGAGGGGAAGACAATCGTTGCTCTTCTGCCTGACAGCGGTGACAGGTATTATTCTACGCCGCTGTTCGTTGAATAA
- a CDS encoding FAD-binding oxidoreductase — protein sequence MGYKKFDEQDLAYLKELIRDEERVLAGNEINEEYSHDELSGTSSYPDVVIKVKSAGEISEIMKYAGKHRIPVTPRGAGTGLVGASVAMEHGIMVDTTLMNHILELDEDNLTITVEPGVLLMELAAYVEEHDLFYPPDPGEKSATIGGNISTNAGGMRAVKYGVTRDYVMGLEVVLPDGKITWFGGKVVKNSSGYDLKDLMIGSEGTLGFITKAILKLLPLPKKIISLLVPFPSLQKAIDTVPEIIRSKALPTAVEFMQREVIEDAEEYLGKSFPDKQSDAYLLLKFDGNTTEEVERLYDRVARLCLEQGALDVLISDTEEREESIWKARGAFLEAIKGSTTYMDEVDMVVPRSHVNEMVTYLHSIQKEVEIRIKSFGHAGDGNLHAYVLRDGLSDEVWEQRMHEAMEKIYQKARKLGGQVSGEHGIGFAKKPYLKESLPEASLRLMNGIKKVFDPENILNPHKISEE from the coding sequence ATGGGATATAAAAAATTCGATGAACAGGATTTGGCTTATCTGAAAGAACTGATCCGGGATGAGGAACGCGTACTGGCGGGGAATGAGATTAATGAGGAATACAGCCACGATGAGCTGAGCGGCACCAGCAGCTATCCGGATGTGGTGATAAAAGTAAAGTCTGCCGGGGAAATTTCAGAAATTATGAAATATGCCGGCAAACACAGGATTCCTGTGACGCCCAGAGGCGCCGGAACGGGTCTTGTGGGGGCCTCTGTGGCTATGGAGCACGGGATTATGGTTGATACGACACTGATGAACCATATCCTGGAGCTGGATGAGGATAACCTGACAATCACGGTGGAGCCTGGGGTGCTACTGATGGAGCTGGCGGCCTATGTGGAGGAGCATGACCTGTTTTACCCTCCGGATCCGGGAGAAAAATCCGCAACTATAGGAGGAAATATCAGCACCAATGCCGGAGGAATGCGGGCTGTAAAATACGGTGTGACCAGGGACTATGTCATGGGGCTTGAGGTGGTGCTTCCGGACGGTAAAATTACCTGGTTTGGCGGAAAAGTAGTGAAGAATAGCTCCGGATATGATCTGAAGGATCTGATGATCGGTTCGGAAGGCACTCTCGGCTTCATCACGAAGGCGATCCTGAAGCTTCTGCCGCTGCCGAAGAAAATAATCAGCCTTCTGGTTCCTTTTCCCTCGCTTCAGAAAGCCATCGATACGGTCCCGGAGATTATCCGGTCAAAAGCTCTGCCCACAGCTGTGGAATTCATGCAGAGAGAGGTCATTGAGGACGCAGAGGAATATCTGGGCAAGAGCTTTCCGGATAAGCAGTCGGATGCTTACCTGCTGCTGAAATTTGATGGGAATACGACAGAAGAAGTGGAACGGCTCTATGACCGGGTTGCCCGCTTGTGCTTGGAGCAAGGCGCGCTGGATGTTCTGATCTCGGACACGGAGGAACGGGAAGAATCCATCTGGAAGGCCAGAGGCGCTTTTTTGGAAGCAATTAAGGGTTCCACAACTTATATGGATGAGGTGGATATGGTCGTGCCGAGAAGCCATGTCAATGAAATGGTCACTTATCTCCACAGCATCCAGAAAGAGGTGGAGATACGGATCAAGAGCTTTGGGCATGCGGGCGACGGGAATCTCCACGCATATGTCTTGAGGGATGGCCTGAGCGATGAGGTCTGGGAGCAGCGGATGCACGAGGCTATGGAGAAAATATACCAGAAAGCCAGGAAACTGGGCGGCCAGGTATCGGGAGAACACGGCATCGGATTTGCCAAAAAGCCTTATCTGAAAGAATCTCTGCCGGAGGCCAGCCTTCGCCTGATGAACGGGATCAAAAAGGTATTCGATCCGGAAAATATATTGAATCCCCATAAGATATCAGAAGAATGA
- a CDS encoding O-acetylhomoserine aminocarboxypropyltransferase/cysteine synthase family protein yields MSKKAYADRKLKFETLQLHVGQEQPDPATDARAVPIYASSSYVFHNSDHAAARFSLQDPGNIYGRLTNPTQDVFERRIAALEGGVAALAVASGAAAVTYTIQNLAQNGDHIVSANNIYGGSYNLLEHTLPAYGITTTFVDPSDSSNFEKAIQDHTKALYIESFGNPNSDVTDIEAVAKIAHAHKIPLVVDSTFATPYLLRPIDFGADIVVHSATKFIGGHGTAIGGVIVDSGKFDWEASGKFPSLTEPNPSYHGISFTKAAGTAAFVTKIRAILLRDTGATLSPFHAFLFLQGLETLSLRVERHVENARKVVQYLNSHPQVERVHHPSVSPDPVQQELYKKYFPKGGGSIFTFEIKGDDETAKRFIDNLEIFSLLANVADVKSLAIHPASTTHSQLNEQELKEQGIYKNTIRLSIGTEHIDDIIEDLEEAFQAVK; encoded by the coding sequence ATGAGTAAAAAAGCTTACGCAGACAGGAAACTGAAATTTGAGACTTTGCAGCTGCATGTGGGACAGGAGCAGCCTGATCCTGCTACTGATGCCCGGGCGGTGCCGATCTATGCGAGTTCTTCCTATGTGTTTCATAATTCTGATCACGCGGCGGCCAGATTCAGCCTACAGGACCCGGGGAATATCTACGGGAGGCTCACAAACCCCACCCAGGATGTGTTTGAACGGAGAATTGCGGCCCTGGAGGGCGGGGTTGCCGCTCTGGCGGTGGCTTCCGGTGCGGCAGCGGTGACTTATACCATACAGAATCTGGCGCAGAACGGCGATCATATCGTATCTGCCAATAATATTTACGGGGGCAGCTACAATCTGCTGGAACATACCCTCCCTGCGTACGGTATAACGACTACGTTCGTAGATCCATCAGACAGTTCTAATTTTGAAAAAGCCATCCAGGATCATACAAAGGCTCTGTACATTGAAAGCTTTGGAAACCCTAATTCTGATGTTACGGATATTGAAGCGGTTGCTAAAATTGCTCACGCTCATAAGATTCCGCTGGTGGTGGACAGTACCTTTGCCACGCCGTATCTTCTGAGGCCCATTGATTTTGGCGCTGATATCGTGGTGCATTCTGCGACTAAATTTATCGGCGGTCATGGAACGGCCATCGGCGGGGTGATCGTTGACAGCGGGAAGTTTGACTGGGAAGCTTCCGGAAAATTTCCGTCTCTGACAGAGCCGAATCCCAGCTATCACGGCATCAGTTTTACAAAAGCCGCGGGGACGGCGGCGTTTGTGACGAAAATCCGGGCCATCCTTCTGAGAGATACGGGAGCTACCCTTTCCCCCTTCCATGCGTTTCTGTTCCTGCAAGGGCTGGAGACGCTGTCACTGAGAGTGGAGCGCCATGTGGAAAATGCACGGAAGGTCGTACAATATTTGAATAGTCATCCTCAGGTGGAGCGGGTGCACCATCCTTCTGTATCTCCTGACCCTGTGCAGCAGGAGCTGTATAAGAAATATTTCCCGAAAGGCGGCGGTTCGATTTTCACCTTTGAAATCAAGGGAGATGATGAAACGGCTAAAAGGTTTATTGATAACCTGGAAATATTTTCTCTGCTGGCAAACGTGGCGGATGTGAAGTCGCTGGCCATCCACCCTGCGTCCACGACCCATTCACAGCTAAATGAACAGGAATTAAAGGAGCAGGGGATCTATAAGAACACAATCCGGCTGTCAATCGGCACGGAGCATATCGACGATATCATTGAAGATCTGGAAGAAGCATTTCAGGCGGTTAAATAA
- a CDS encoding FadR/GntR family transcriptional regulator, with protein MEEERIQKAYAGVIDYFRGQIMAGELKAGERIPPEREIAALLGVSRNSVREAIRIMDMMGIISSVQGSGNYITCDFQKSITETMAMMLAMDRLDFRQIGQVRNSLETLAYSLAVCQATEEEIRQMEDYVRKMDKSTDSQESVMLDKKLHYAFAAASRNVLIIDILEACSAVVHTFIENMRYEIQQTEERKGMLQKCHHDMVLGLKTRDEKLGLEALGTHFKLVNQVLDEDRVDSFPGEGQE; from the coding sequence ATGGAAGAAGAACGGATACAGAAAGCATATGCTGGTGTAATTGATTATTTCCGGGGCCAGATCATGGCAGGAGAACTGAAAGCAGGAGAGCGGATACCTCCGGAACGGGAGATCGCAGCTCTGTTGGGGGTGAGCCGGAATTCCGTCCGGGAGGCGATCCGCATTATGGATATGATGGGGATCATTTCTTCAGTACAGGGCTCAGGAAATTACATTACCTGTGATTTTCAGAAAAGCATAACGGAGACCATGGCCATGATGCTGGCGATGGACAGGCTGGATTTCCGTCAGATCGGCCAGGTGCGCAATTCCCTGGAGACTCTGGCGTATTCTCTTGCTGTCTGCCAGGCCACGGAAGAGGAGATTCGCCAGATGGAGGATTACGTCCGGAAGATGGATAAGAGCACGGATTCTCAGGAAAGTGTCATGTTAGACAAGAAGCTTCATTATGCGTTTGCGGCAGCATCCCGCAATGTATTGATTATAGACATTCTGGAAGCATGTTCGGCAGTGGTTCACACTTTTATTGAGAACATGCGCTATGAGATTCAGCAGACGGAGGAGCGGAAGGGAATGCTTCAGAAGTGTCATCATGACATGGTGCTGGGACTGAAGACGAGAGATGAGAAGCTGGGGTTAGAAGCACTGGGAACTCATTTTAAGCTGGTGAACCAGGTGCTGGACGAAGACAGAGTGGACAGTTTCCCGGGAGAGGGACAGGAATGA
- a CDS encoding recombinase family protein, with protein sequence MTGNVFGYIRVSSTDQNEERQLVAMKERNVPGKNLFMDKQSGKDFERPSYKKMIRRLKPGDLLYILSIDRLGRNYMEIQEQWRILTREKKIDICVLDMPLLDTRSGKDLMGTFIADLVLQILSFVAQNERENIRRRQAEGIAAAQARGVRFGRPPRPLPPNFCAVHKAWRGKKITLQQAAKACEMPPGTFYSKAVKYENHT encoded by the coding sequence ATGACAGGAAATGTTTTCGGCTACATCCGCGTATCCAGCACCGACCAGAATGAAGAACGTCAGCTTGTCGCCATGAAAGAAAGAAATGTGCCCGGGAAAAACCTGTTCATGGATAAGCAATCCGGCAAAGACTTTGAACGGCCTTCTTACAAAAAAATGATCCGCCGCCTGAAGCCCGGCGATCTGCTGTATATCCTGAGTATCGACCGCCTGGGCCGCAACTATATGGAAATACAGGAACAATGGCGCATCCTGACCAGGGAAAAAAAAATTGATATCTGTGTTTTGGACATGCCTCTTCTGGACACCCGCAGCGGTAAAGACCTGATGGGAACCTTCATTGCCGACCTGGTTCTCCAGATTCTGTCCTTCGTGGCCCAGAATGAACGTGAAAACATCCGCAGGCGTCAGGCCGAGGGAATCGCGGCGGCCCAGGCCAGAGGTGTAAGATTCGGCAGGCCGCCCCGCCCTCTTCCTCCAAATTTCTGTGCGGTCCACAAAGCATGGCGGGGCAAAAAAATAACACTTCAACAGGCAGCAAAAGCCTGCGAAATGCCTCCGGGGACCTTTTATTCAAAAGCGGTAAAATACGAAAATCATACATAA
- a CDS encoding electron transfer flavoprotein subunit beta/FixA family protein, which translates to MKILVCIKQVPESNRVEVDPVTGVLKRDGAASKMNPYDLYAIETALRIREEKGGTVQVISMGPPQAQQVIREAFAMGADGGVLLSDRKFGGADVLATSYTIAQGIRACGEFDLILCGKQTTDGDTAQVGAEISEWLKIPSVANVTRIQKVENDGITVAMDLPGELEIVKVKYPCLLSVDKDIFQPRLPSYVRKMNTKDREIKVLSLADMEDRDEKHYGLNGSPTQVQKIFPPASNDRKETWEGSGEELADRLFIRLGELKFLAPGPQGGGNSELVAAAAGEKDRRES; encoded by the coding sequence ATGAAGATACTCGTATGTATCAAGCAGGTGCCGGAAAGCAATAGGGTAGAGGTAGACCCGGTAACCGGCGTTTTGAAAAGGGATGGAGCAGCGTCCAAAATGAATCCCTATGATTTGTACGCGATTGAGACAGCGCTCAGGATCAGGGAAGAGAAGGGAGGCACCGTGCAGGTGATTTCTATGGGGCCGCCCCAGGCGCAGCAGGTGATCCGGGAGGCATTTGCCATGGGGGCGGACGGAGGGGTCCTTCTGTCTGACCGTAAATTCGGCGGAGCCGATGTGCTTGCCACCAGCTATACCATCGCTCAGGGGATCAGAGCCTGTGGGGAATTTGATTTAATTCTGTGTGGAAAGCAGACCACAGACGGGGATACGGCCCAGGTGGGGGCGGAGATTTCAGAATGGCTGAAGATTCCCAGCGTAGCCAACGTCACCCGGATACAGAAGGTGGAAAATGACGGAATCACTGTGGCGATGGATCTTCCGGGGGAGCTGGAGATTGTAAAGGTGAAATACCCCTGCCTGTTGTCCGTAGATAAAGACATTTTCCAGCCAAGGCTTCCTTCCTATGTCCGGAAGATGAATACGAAGGACAGGGAGATAAAGGTGCTTTCACTTGCCGATATGGAAGACAGGGACGAGAAACATTACGGGCTGAACGGCTCTCCTACTCAAGTACAGAAAATCTTTCCTCCGGCGTCCAATGACAGGAAGGAGACCTGGGAAGGCTCCGGAGAAGAGCTGGCAGACCGCCTGTTTATCCGGCTCGGGGAGCTGAAATTCCTGGCTCCCGGGCCGCAGGGCGGCGGTAATTCTGAGCTGGTGGCTGCAGCGGCCGGTGAAAAAGACAGGAGGGAGTCATGA
- the carB gene encoding carbamoyl-phosphate synthase large subunit, with translation MPKRTDIHKVLIIGSGPIVIGQACEFDYSGTQACKALRRLGYEIVLVNSNPATIMTDPETADVTYIEPLNVERLEQIIQKERPDALLPNLGGQSGLNLCAELNKAGILDKYGVKVIGVQVDAIERGEDRIEFKKTMNELGIEMARSEVAYSIDEALSIADQLGYPVVLRPAYTMGGAGGGLVYNKEELKTVCARGLQASLVGQVLVEESILGWEELELEVVRDADNNMITVCFIENIDPLGVHTGDSFCAAPMLTISEECQKRIQEQAYKIVESVQVIGGTNVQFAHDPVSDRIIVIEINPRTSRSSALASKATGFPIALVSAMLATGLTLKDIPCGKYGTLDKYVPDGDYVVIKFARWAFEKFKGVEDRLGTQMRAVGEVMSIGKTYKEAFQKAIRSLETGRYGLGHARDFDTMTKDQLLQLLITPSSERHFIMYEALRKGATIDEIFEITRVKKYFIEQMKELVAEEEELLRHKGGLPADEQIISAKKDGFSDKYLSQLLAIPEDEVRDRRLALGLEEAWEGIHVSGTEDSAYYYSTYNAPDQNPVSNDKPKIMILGGGPNRIGQGIEFDYCCVHASLALKNLGFETIIVNCNPETVSTDYDTSDKLYFEPLTLEDVLSIYKKEKPLGVIAQFGGQTPLNLASDLEKNGVKILGTSPSVIDLAEDRDLFRAMMEKLGIPMPESGMATTVEEAIEIAGKIGYPVMVRPSYVLGGRGMEVVYDDESMAGYMKAAVGVTPDRPILIDRFLNHALECEADAISDGANAFVPAVMEHIELAGVHSGDSACIIPSVHISPENVRIIKEYTKKIAEEMHVKGLMNMQYAIENGKVYVLEANPRASRTVPLVSKVCNIRMVPLATDIVTSELTGNPSPVPGLRDQEIPYYGVKEAAFPFNMFQEVDPVLGPEMRSTGEVLGLSRSYGEAFYKSQEAIQSKLPLEGTVLISVNRKDKAEVAEVARSFAENGFQIIATGTTYEIIREAGIPAERVKKLYEGRPNILDLITNGKIQLIINSPVGKESVHDDSYLRKAAVKSRIPYITTIAAAKATAEGIHYVKTHTQGELKSLQEWHGEIREKA, from the coding sequence ATGCCCAAAAGAACAGATATTCACAAAGTACTCATCATCGGCTCCGGCCCGATCGTGATCGGCCAGGCCTGTGAATTTGATTATTCCGGAACTCAGGCCTGCAAAGCACTCCGCCGGCTCGGGTATGAAATTGTACTTGTCAACTCCAATCCCGCCACCATCATGACGGACCCGGAAACTGCTGACGTCACCTACATTGAACCTCTGAACGTGGAACGGCTGGAGCAGATTATCCAGAAGGAACGTCCGGACGCCCTGCTCCCCAATCTGGGAGGACAATCTGGTCTGAACCTGTGTGCAGAGCTGAATAAAGCAGGAATCCTGGACAAATATGGCGTAAAAGTCATCGGAGTGCAGGTGGATGCCATAGAGCGCGGGGAAGACAGAATCGAATTTAAAAAAACCATGAATGAACTGGGCATTGAGATGGCCCGAAGTGAAGTCGCTTACAGCATAGATGAAGCGCTCTCCATCGCAGACCAGCTGGGCTACCCTGTAGTCCTGCGCCCTGCCTATACCATGGGCGGCGCCGGCGGCGGCCTGGTTTACAATAAAGAAGAACTGAAGACTGTATGCGCCAGAGGCCTCCAGGCCAGCCTTGTAGGACAGGTTCTCGTAGAGGAATCTATACTGGGCTGGGAAGAGCTGGAGCTGGAGGTGGTTCGTGACGCCGATAACAACATGATTACAGTGTGCTTTATTGAGAATATCGATCCTCTGGGCGTACACACCGGCGATTCCTTCTGCGCGGCGCCCATGCTGACAATCTCCGAAGAATGTCAGAAACGGATTCAGGAACAGGCATATAAGATTGTGGAATCGGTGCAGGTCATCGGCGGTACCAACGTACAGTTTGCCCACGACCCCGTATCCGACCGGATTATCGTCATCGAGATCAACCCCCGTACCTCCAGATCCTCCGCCCTGGCTTCCAAGGCCACCGGTTTCCCCATCGCCCTGGTATCCGCCATGCTCGCCACCGGCCTGACACTCAAGGATATCCCCTGCGGGAAATACGGAACCCTCGACAAATACGTCCCAGACGGCGATTACGTAGTCATTAAATTCGCGCGCTGGGCATTCGAGAAATTCAAAGGCGTGGAAGACAGGCTGGGTACGCAGATGCGTGCCGTCGGCGAGGTCATGAGCATTGGCAAGACCTATAAGGAAGCCTTCCAGAAAGCTATCCGCAGCCTCGAGACCGGCCGTTACGGCCTGGGCCACGCCAGGGACTTTGATACGATGACCAAGGACCAGCTCCTTCAGCTTCTGATCACCCCTTCCAGTGAACGCCATTTCATCATGTACGAGGCTTTGAGAAAGGGCGCTACTATCGACGAGATTTTCGAGATCACACGGGTGAAAAAATATTTTATAGAGCAGATGAAAGAACTGGTGGCGGAGGAAGAAGAGCTTCTGCGTCATAAAGGCGGCCTTCCTGCCGACGAGCAGATCATCTCGGCAAAAAAAGACGGCTTTTCGGACAAATATCTGAGCCAGCTTCTGGCAATACCTGAGGACGAAGTCCGGGATCGCCGCCTGGCCCTGGGGCTGGAAGAAGCCTGGGAGGGCATCCATGTGAGCGGCACAGAAGACAGCGCCTATTACTACTCCACCTACAACGCTCCCGATCAGAACCCGGTATCTAACGACAAGCCTAAGATCATGATCCTGGGCGGAGGTCCCAACCGGATCGGACAGGGTATCGAGTTCGATTATTGCTGCGTTCATGCGTCGCTGGCCCTGAAAAATCTGGGCTTTGAGACGATCATCGTCAACTGCAACCCGGAGACCGTTTCCACAGACTATGACACTTCTGACAAGCTTTATTTTGAACCGCTGACCCTGGAAGACGTACTCAGCATCTACAAAAAGGAAAAACCCCTGGGTGTCATCGCACAGTTTGGCGGCCAGACACCTCTGAACCTGGCTTCTGATCTGGAAAAAAACGGAGTGAAGATTCTAGGCACCTCTCCCTCTGTCATCGACCTTGCGGAGGACCGTGACCTGTTCCGCGCCATGATGGAAAAGCTGGGAATCCCCATGCCGGAATCCGGTATGGCCACTACGGTAGAGGAAGCCATAGAGATTGCCGGAAAAATCGGCTATCCGGTCATGGTTCGTCCTTCCTATGTGCTGGGCGGCCGCGGCATGGAAGTTGTGTATGATGATGAAAGCATGGCCGGATACATGAAAGCGGCTGTAGGTGTGACCCCGGACCGGCCCATCCTGATCGACCGTTTCCTGAACCACGCGCTGGAATGTGAGGCCGACGCCATCAGCGACGGCGCCAACGCCTTTGTTCCCGCGGTCATGGAGCACATTGAGCTGGCTGGCGTTCACTCCGGAGATTCGGCCTGTATCATCCCCTCCGTCCATATTTCACCGGAAAATGTGAGAATTATCAAAGAGTACACGAAAAAGATCGCGGAAGAAATGCATGTAAAAGGACTCATGAACATGCAGTATGCCATAGAAAACGGTAAGGTATACGTGCTGGAAGCTAATCCCAGAGCCTCCCGGACTGTCCCGCTGGTATCCAAGGTCTGCAATATCCGGATGGTGCCGCTGGCTACAGACATCGTCACCTCTGAGCTGACCGGGAATCCATCTCCGGTGCCGGGACTCAGGGATCAGGAAATTCCATATTACGGCGTCAAGGAAGCCGCATTCCCCTTCAACATGTTCCAGGAGGTCGACCCGGTGCTCGGACCCGAGATGCGCTCAACCGGAGAAGTCCTGGGATTGTCCCGATCCTACGGGGAGGCCTTCTATAAATCTCAGGAGGCCATCCAGTCGAAGCTTCCTCTGGAAGGAACTGTCCTGATCTCCGTCAACCGCAAGGATAAGGCAGAGGTAGCAGAGGTGGCCCGAAGCTTTGCTGAGAACGGCTTCCAGATCATCGCCACCGGAACTACCTATGAGATCATCCGCGAGGCAGGTATCCCCGCTGAAAGGGTGAAAAAGCTGTACGAGGGACGCCCGAACATCCTCGACCTGATCACCAACGGAAAGATCCAGCTCATCATCAACTCTCCGGTGGGCAAGGAAAGCGTACACGACGACAGCTACCTGCGCAAGGCAGCCGTCAAGTCCAGAATTCCTTATATCACCACTATTGCGGCCGCCAAAGCCACCGCTGAAGGCATCCATTATGTGAAAACGCATACTCAGGGAGAGCTGAAGTCCCTACAGGAATGGCATGGGGAAATCCGGGAAAAAGCCTGA